From Musa acuminata AAA Group cultivar baxijiao chromosome BXJ3-8, Cavendish_Baxijiao_AAA, whole genome shotgun sequence, one genomic window encodes:
- the LOC103993912 gene encoding protein MIZU-KUSSEI 1-like, protein MRTIMASSPHEPSFSSSKRHFQWRGGKGGDEKKRGGRAEGETLEVSIATSSSPFSCDGDAPLARKKGSTSSAAAAVAVAVSRFRAVLTAAFVGRHRPVGLGPRVTGTLFGHRRGHVHFAFQVDPRACPAVLIELATPTDTLVREMASGLVRIALECERRAGGGKKLLEEPLWRAYCNGKKCGHAVRRECGPADWRVLQAVEPVSTGAGVLPGGDGVACGDVMYMRASFERVVGSSDSEAFYMMNPDNQGGPELSIYLLRV, encoded by the coding sequence ATGAGGACCATCATGGCAAGCAGCCCCCACGagccctccttctcctcctccaagaGACACTTCCAGTGGCGAGGTGGAAAAGGAGGTGACGAAAAGAAGCGAGGAGGGAGGGCGGAAGGGGAGACGCTTGAGGTCTCCATTGCCACCTCATCATCACCGTTCTCTTGTGATGGTGACGCGCCACTAGCAAGGAAGAAGGGCTCGACctcctcggcggcggcggcggtggcggtggcagtTTCGAGGTTCCGGGCGGTGCTGACTGCGGCATTTGTGGGCAGGCATCGACCCGTGGGCTTGGGGCCCCGTGTGACGGGCACGCTGTTCGGCCATCGCCGCGGCCACGTCCACTTCGCGTTCCAAGTCGACCCCCGGGCCTGCCCGGCGGTGCTAATCGAGCTGGCGACGCCCACGGACACGTTGGTGAGGGAGATGGCGTCGGGGCTGGTGAGGATCGCGCTCGAGTGCGAGCGACGTGCGGGCGGCGGAAAGAAGCTGCTGGAGGAGCCGCTGTGGCGTGCGTACTGCAACGGAAAGAAGTGCGGCCACGCGGTGCGCCGCGAGTGCGGGCCGGCCGATTGGAGAGTTTTACAGGCGGTGGAGCCTGTGTCGACTGGCGCCGGTGTGCTCCCGGGCGGCGACGGCGTCGCCTGCGGGGACGTGATGTACATGAGGGCGAGCTTCGAGCGGGTGGTGGGATCCAGCGACTCGGAGGCCTTCTACATGATGAATCCTGATAACCAAGGCGGCCCTGAGCTCAGCATCTACCTGCTTAGAGTCTGA
- the LOC103994344 gene encoding piriformospora indica-insensitive protein 2, giving the protein MRKPVADTAVSVLVFFLISLLVTSEVDAVSAPMEETEREALYLAIQGFVGRHWDGRNLYPDPCGWTPIQGVSCDVFEGLWYVTVVNIGPVLDNSLECSQEAAFSPQLFELKRLRSLSFFRCFTSPSQTTTLSQDWRKLSGSLETLEFRSNDGLTGAIPVDLALLSNLQSLVLVENSLTGELPREMGNLVRLKRMSLARNRLSGQLPASLGNNLAELLILDLSGNSLSGSLPCSIGGMSSLLKLDLSNNHLNGELPSELGKLKNLTLLDLRNNSLSGMTRSLGGMVSLRYMLLSNNPLGGNLMQLGLRNLRSLTTLDLSNTGFIGGIPEYITDLRRLRFIALDNNNLTGSVSQKFQELSGLAALYLNDNNLTGELEFSDEFYRRMGSRFAAWNNPNLCCRFQDSGQVLRGVQRCKN; this is encoded by the exons ATGAGGAAACCTGTTGCGGACACAGCTGTTTCGGTGCTCGTGTTCTTCTTGATTAGCTTGCTCGTCACATCTGAGGTAGATGCTGTCTCAGCTCCGATGGAGGAAACGGAACGAGAAGCTCTGTATTTGGCCATTCAAGGATTCGTCGGGAGGCATTGGGATGGGCGGAATCTGTATCCTGATCCTTGCGGATGGACTCCGATACAG GGGGTGTCATGCGACGTTTTCGAAGGCTTGTGGTACGTCACCGTCGTCAACATCGGACCGGTTCTTGACAACTCTCTCGAATGCTCTCAGGAAGCAGCGTTCAGTCCCCAACTCTTTGAGCTGAAACGTTTGAGAAGCCTCTCCTTCTTCAGATGCTTCACTTCTCCAAGCCAAACCACCACCCTGTCTCAGGATTGGCGAAAGCTATCTGGAAGCTTGGAGACACTGGAGTTCAGATCAAACGATGGTCTCACAGGAGCAATTCCCGTCGATCTTGCTCTGCTCTCGAATCTCCAATCTCTTGTACTGGTAGAGAATTCATTGACGGGCGAGCTGCCTCGAGAGATGGGGAACTTGGTCCGCCTGAAGAGAATGTCGCTCGCGCGGAATCGGCTCTCTGGCCAACTCCCGGCTTCCTTGGGCAACAACTTGGCTGAGCTTTTGATCCTGGACTTGAGCGGCAACTCCCTGAGTGGTTCTCTTCCGTGTTCAATCGGTGGCATGAGTTCACTCCTAAAGCTTGACTTGAGCAACAATCACCTGAACGGAGAGCTCCCATCGGAGCTCGGGAAGCTGAAGAATCTCACACTTCTGGACCTGAGAAACAACAGTCTTTCTGGGATGACACGGTCCCTCGGAGGCATGGTGTCGCTCCGGTACATGCTTCTCTCCAACAATCCATTGGGTGGGAACCTAATGCAACTCGGGTTGCGGAATCTGAGGAGTTTGACCACCTTGGACCTTTCTAACACTGGCTTCATCGGTGGAATTCCAGAATACATTACGGACTTGAGAAGGTTGAGATTTATCGCCTTGGATAACAATAATCTCACAGGCAGCGTCTCCCAAAAGTTCCAAGAACTATCTGGTCTTGCTGCTCTTTACCTGAACGACAACAACCTGACAGGAGAGCTCGAGTTCTCGGACGAGTTCTACAGGAGGATGGGAAGCAGGTTTGCTGCTTGGAACAATCCAAACCTTTGCTGCAGATTTCAGGACAGTGGGCAGGTCCTTCGGGGGGTTCAGCGATGCAAGAACTAG
- the LOC103993910 gene encoding uncharacterized protein LOC103993910, translating to MAAALLKHRAPVSRGVGFLLRSFDAIRSLGAASLPPSGAEEAEKRPKRKKKKNLFEVAQFLPDWGIGYKMAKTHWRDVCYEITKINLYKDGRHGKAWGIRYKAGLPAADAPVKLSGVNKRGWKYILESKKKMEKSTPKIEDQISA from the exons ATGGCGGCGGCGCTGTTGAAGCACAGAGCACCGGTGAGCCGAGgtgttggattcctcctccgatcgtTTGATGCCATAAGATCGCTCGGCGCAGCTTCTTTGCCCCCGTCGGGCGCGGAGGAGGCCGAGAAGCGGCCgaagcggaagaagaagaagaacctctTCGAGGTAGCGCAGTTCCTGCCTGACTGGGGAATCGGATACAAGATGGCCAAGACCCACTGGAGGGACGTCTGCTACGAGATCACTAAAATCAACTTATACAAG GATGGGCGGCATGGCAAAGCGTGGGGAATCAGGTACAAGGCCG GCTTACCGGCTGCTGATGCTCCTGTGAAGTTAAGTGGGGTTAATAAGCGCGGTTGGAAATATATCCTGGAATCCAAAAAGAAAATGGAAAAAAGCACCCCCAAGATCGAGGATCAAATTTCCGCTTGA
- the LOC135645887 gene encoding uncharacterized protein LOC135645887 isoform X1 yields the protein MAGEGDRGASGGAEDDLPIFNAENLQSNIKSIYYSRTFLSIIGGVIAGIWGFTGLTGFIFYFLAMAAASFGLAAQAKFSVCTYFDSWNRIFLDGIFGGLMSFVLFWTYPLLTWRYRHIMCTAVLDFVKFNLDTSRFAYDIVHIFLKKMTCW from the exons ATGGCGGGAGAAGGAGATCGGGGAGCTTCGGGGGGTGCGGAGGATGATCTGCCCATCTTTAACGCCGAAAACCTCCAGAGCAACATTAAGTCCATCTATTACAG TCGAACCTTCTTGTCTATCATTGGTGGAGTGATTGCTGGAATATGGGGATTTACGGGCTTAACAGGCTTCATCTTTTATTTCTTAGCGATGGCAGCTGCTTCTTTCGGTCTTGCAGCTCAAGCAAAATTTTCTGTCTGTACATACTTCGATTCTTGGAACAGGATTTTTCTTGATGGGATTTTTGGTGGCCTCATG TCTTTCGTGCTGTTCTGGACGTATCCTCTG CTTACTTGGAGATACCGACATATCATGTGCACTGCTGTCCTCGACTTTGTGAAGTTCAACCTTGACACATCCAGATTTGCTTATGACATCGTTCATATTTTTTTGAAGAAGATGACATGCTGGTGA
- the LOC135645887 gene encoding uncharacterized protein LOC135645887 isoform X2 gives MAGEGDRGASGGAEDDLPIFNAENLQSNIKSIYYSRTFLSIIGGVIAGIWGFTGLTGFIFYFLAMAAASFGLAAQAKFSVCTYFDSWNRIFLDGIFGGLMLTWRYRHIMCTAVLDFVKFNLDTSRFAYDIVHIFLKKMTCW, from the exons ATGGCGGGAGAAGGAGATCGGGGAGCTTCGGGGGGTGCGGAGGATGATCTGCCCATCTTTAACGCCGAAAACCTCCAGAGCAACATTAAGTCCATCTATTACAG TCGAACCTTCTTGTCTATCATTGGTGGAGTGATTGCTGGAATATGGGGATTTACGGGCTTAACAGGCTTCATCTTTTATTTCTTAGCGATGGCAGCTGCTTCTTTCGGTCTTGCAGCTCAAGCAAAATTTTCTGTCTGTACATACTTCGATTCTTGGAACAGGATTTTTCTTGATGGGATTTTTGGTGGCCTCATG CTTACTTGGAGATACCGACATATCATGTGCACTGCTGTCCTCGACTTTGTGAAGTTCAACCTTGACACATCCAGATTTGCTTATGACATCGTTCATATTTTTTTGAAGAAGATGACATGCTGGTGA
- the LOC135645887 gene encoding uncharacterized protein LOC135645887 isoform X4, which translates to MAGEGDRGASGGAEDDLPIFNAENLQSNIKSIYYSRTFLSIIGGVIAGIWGFTGLTGFIFYFLAMAAASFGLAAQAKFSVCTYFDSWNRIFLDGIFGGLMSFVLFWTYPLMTCW; encoded by the exons ATGGCGGGAGAAGGAGATCGGGGAGCTTCGGGGGGTGCGGAGGATGATCTGCCCATCTTTAACGCCGAAAACCTCCAGAGCAACATTAAGTCCATCTATTACAG TCGAACCTTCTTGTCTATCATTGGTGGAGTGATTGCTGGAATATGGGGATTTACGGGCTTAACAGGCTTCATCTTTTATTTCTTAGCGATGGCAGCTGCTTCTTTCGGTCTTGCAGCTCAAGCAAAATTTTCTGTCTGTACATACTTCGATTCTTGGAACAGGATTTTTCTTGATGGGATTTTTGGTGGCCTCATG TCTTTCGTGCTGTTCTGGACGTATCCTCTG ATGACATGCTGGTGA
- the LOC135645887 gene encoding uncharacterized protein LOC135645887 isoform X3 produces MAGEGDRGASGGAEDDLPIFNAENLQSNIKSIYYSRTFLSIIGGVIAGIWGFTGLTGFIFYFLAMAAASFGLAAQAKFSVCTYFDSWNRIFLDGIFGGLMSFVLFWTFAYDIVHIFLKKMTCW; encoded by the exons ATGGCGGGAGAAGGAGATCGGGGAGCTTCGGGGGGTGCGGAGGATGATCTGCCCATCTTTAACGCCGAAAACCTCCAGAGCAACATTAAGTCCATCTATTACAG TCGAACCTTCTTGTCTATCATTGGTGGAGTGATTGCTGGAATATGGGGATTTACGGGCTTAACAGGCTTCATCTTTTATTTCTTAGCGATGGCAGCTGCTTCTTTCGGTCTTGCAGCTCAAGCAAAATTTTCTGTCTGTACATACTTCGATTCTTGGAACAGGATTTTTCTTGATGGGATTTTTGGTGGCCTCATG TCTTTCGTGCTGTTCTGGAC ATTTGCTTATGACATCGTTCATATTTTTTTGAAGAAGATGACATGCTGGTGA
- the LOC135645886 gene encoding beta-1,2-xylosyltransferase XYXT1-like isoform X2, whose amino-acid sequence MEWKDQEDIFLFATHTYACRMLYHPPSPPYRHRPRRGTGGGGEDKKTMACLVHRPRKLMQLSLLGFLLLPFLFLVVLKPRLDPSSLLSLQVSVRSSIRIEVVEEKTSSSDDHDDKMMDMPNALESQPEEKKSVSYAAEMVQPLPPPPPPPPPPLQQNHNETEIESAAVIRIPNATKVEEEATRYSAAVPSSKIWCDFSQRRSDTCTLHGDVRVLGSSVLLVKTSADASSEETTWRIKPYARKWETPVMELIRELPIRVASEASETPNCTARHAVPAVVFSTGGFSGKNFFHDFSDVLIPLFITSRRYHGEVQFLVTNFNPRWINRYEAILKRLSNYEVVDMDRDDRVRCFRNAHVGLMSHSELVIDPAKAPNNYSMADFRELLRSCFSLRRKSVRVGGSSKPRLLLMLRKGSRSLTNKREVVSVARRLGYRVVVAGPEQTKNLSRFAAVVNSCDVMVGVHGAGLTNMIFLPANATLIQIIPWGGLRYACNHDYGDPTAAMGIRYSEYEVRQEESSLVKQYPRDHPVFTDPQSIHRQGWNALWSVFLDRQSIKLDVRRFRGVLQETIRSLPR is encoded by the exons ATGGAATGGAAAGACCAAGAAGACATATTCTTGTTCGCCACCCACACATACGCATGCCGAATGCTATACCATCCTCCCTCTCCACCATATCGCCATCGCCCTCGGAGAGGTACTGGTGGCGGAGGAGAAGATAAGAAGACCATGGCTTGCTTGGTTCATCGACCTCGGAAGCTTATGCAACTTTCCCTGCTGGGGTTCCTGCTGCTTCCCTTCTTGTTTCTGGTCGTGCTGAAGCCGCGGTTGGATCCTTCCTCCCTCC TGAGTTTGCAGGTCTCCGTGAGATCGAGTATACGAATCGAAGTGGTCGAAGAGAAGACAAGCAGTTCAGATGACCATG ATGATAAAATGATGGACATGCCAAATGCTTTAGAATCACAACCGGAAGAGAAGAAATCAGTATCAT ACGCAGCAGAAATGGTGcaacctcttcctcctcctcctcctcctcctccgccgcccctTCAGCAAAATCACAATGAGACAGAAATAG AGAGTGCTGCAGTGATACGAATACCAAATGCCACCAAAGTTGAGGAAGAAGCCACACGTTACTCTGCAGCAG TTCCCAGCAGCAAGATTTGGTGCGACTTCTCTCAGCGCCGATCGGACACCTGCACCCTGCATGGTGACGTGAGGGTGCTCGGCTCCTCCGTTCTCTTGGTGAAGACGTCCGCCGATGCCTCGTCGGAGGAGACGACATGGCGGATCAAGCCATACGCCCGGAAGTGGGAAACGCCCGTCATGGAACTCATCAGGGAGCTGCCCATCAGGGTTGCTTCGGAAGCCTCGGAGACCCCGAACTGCACCGCTCGTCACGCCGTCCCTGCCGTCGTCTTCTCCACAGGTGGATTCTCGGGGAAGAACTTCTTCCACGACTTCAGCGACGTCCTCATCCCTCTCTTCATCACGTCTCGCCGATACCACGGCGAGGTCCAGTTCCTGGTGACCAACTTCAATCCTCGTTGGATCAACCGGTACGAGGCCATACTGAAGCGGCTGTCGAACTACGAGGTCGTCGATATGGACCGAGACGACCGGGTGCGTTGCTTTCGGAACGCTCACGTTGGGCTGATGAGTCACAGCGAGCTCGTCATCGACCCTGCCAAAGCCCCAAACAACTACTCCATGGCCGACTTCAGAGAGCTCCTGAGGTCCTGCTTCTCTTTGAGGAGGAAGTCGGTGAGGGTGGGCGGCAGCAGCAAGCCGAGGCTTCTGCTCATGCTTCGCAAGGGGTCGCGGTCGTTGACCAACAAAAGGGAGGTCGTGTCGGTGGCTCGAAGGTTGGGTTACAGAGTCGTGGTCGCCGGGCCGGAGCAGACGAAGAACTTGTCGCGGTTCGCGGCGGTGGTCAACTCCTGCGACGTGATGGTGGGGGTTCACGGGGCGGGGCTGACCAACATGATCTTCCTGCCGGCAAACGCGACGCTGATCCAGATAATCCCATGGGGCGGGCTGAGGTACGCCTGCAACCATGACTACGGGGATCCCACCGCGGCCATGGGCATCAGGTACTCGGAGTACGAGGTGAGGCAGGAAGAGAGCTCGCTGGTGAAGCAGTATCCGAGAGACCATCCGGTGTTCACGGACCCTCAGTCGATACACAGGCAAGGTTGGAACGCTCTGTGGTCCGTCTTCCTCGACAGGCAGAGCATAAAGCTGGACGTAAGAAGGTTTAGGGGCGTACTGCAGGAAACGATTCGGTCCCTCCCGCGTTAG
- the LOC135645886 gene encoding beta-1,2-xylosyltransferase XYXT1-like isoform X1 encodes MEWKDQEDIFLFATHTYACRMLYHPPSPPYRHRPRRGTGGGGEDKKTMACLVHRPRKLMQLSLLGFLLLPFLFLVVLKPRLDPSSLLSLQVSVRSSIRIEVVEEKTSSSDDHDDKMMDMPNALESQPEEKKSVSYAAEMVQPLPPPPPPPPPPLQQNHNETEIESAAVIRIPNATKVEEEATRYSAAAVPSSKIWCDFSQRRSDTCTLHGDVRVLGSSVLLVKTSADASSEETTWRIKPYARKWETPVMELIRELPIRVASEASETPNCTARHAVPAVVFSTGGFSGKNFFHDFSDVLIPLFITSRRYHGEVQFLVTNFNPRWINRYEAILKRLSNYEVVDMDRDDRVRCFRNAHVGLMSHSELVIDPAKAPNNYSMADFRELLRSCFSLRRKSVRVGGSSKPRLLLMLRKGSRSLTNKREVVSVARRLGYRVVVAGPEQTKNLSRFAAVVNSCDVMVGVHGAGLTNMIFLPANATLIQIIPWGGLRYACNHDYGDPTAAMGIRYSEYEVRQEESSLVKQYPRDHPVFTDPQSIHRQGWNALWSVFLDRQSIKLDVRRFRGVLQETIRSLPR; translated from the exons ATGGAATGGAAAGACCAAGAAGACATATTCTTGTTCGCCACCCACACATACGCATGCCGAATGCTATACCATCCTCCCTCTCCACCATATCGCCATCGCCCTCGGAGAGGTACTGGTGGCGGAGGAGAAGATAAGAAGACCATGGCTTGCTTGGTTCATCGACCTCGGAAGCTTATGCAACTTTCCCTGCTGGGGTTCCTGCTGCTTCCCTTCTTGTTTCTGGTCGTGCTGAAGCCGCGGTTGGATCCTTCCTCCCTCC TGAGTTTGCAGGTCTCCGTGAGATCGAGTATACGAATCGAAGTGGTCGAAGAGAAGACAAGCAGTTCAGATGACCATG ATGATAAAATGATGGACATGCCAAATGCTTTAGAATCACAACCGGAAGAGAAGAAATCAGTATCAT ACGCAGCAGAAATGGTGcaacctcttcctcctcctcctcctcctcctccgccgcccctTCAGCAAAATCACAATGAGACAGAAATAG AGAGTGCTGCAGTGATACGAATACCAAATGCCACCAAAGTTGAGGAAGAAGCCACACGTTACTCTGCAGCAG CAGTTCCCAGCAGCAAGATTTGGTGCGACTTCTCTCAGCGCCGATCGGACACCTGCACCCTGCATGGTGACGTGAGGGTGCTCGGCTCCTCCGTTCTCTTGGTGAAGACGTCCGCCGATGCCTCGTCGGAGGAGACGACATGGCGGATCAAGCCATACGCCCGGAAGTGGGAAACGCCCGTCATGGAACTCATCAGGGAGCTGCCCATCAGGGTTGCTTCGGAAGCCTCGGAGACCCCGAACTGCACCGCTCGTCACGCCGTCCCTGCCGTCGTCTTCTCCACAGGTGGATTCTCGGGGAAGAACTTCTTCCACGACTTCAGCGACGTCCTCATCCCTCTCTTCATCACGTCTCGCCGATACCACGGCGAGGTCCAGTTCCTGGTGACCAACTTCAATCCTCGTTGGATCAACCGGTACGAGGCCATACTGAAGCGGCTGTCGAACTACGAGGTCGTCGATATGGACCGAGACGACCGGGTGCGTTGCTTTCGGAACGCTCACGTTGGGCTGATGAGTCACAGCGAGCTCGTCATCGACCCTGCCAAAGCCCCAAACAACTACTCCATGGCCGACTTCAGAGAGCTCCTGAGGTCCTGCTTCTCTTTGAGGAGGAAGTCGGTGAGGGTGGGCGGCAGCAGCAAGCCGAGGCTTCTGCTCATGCTTCGCAAGGGGTCGCGGTCGTTGACCAACAAAAGGGAGGTCGTGTCGGTGGCTCGAAGGTTGGGTTACAGAGTCGTGGTCGCCGGGCCGGAGCAGACGAAGAACTTGTCGCGGTTCGCGGCGGTGGTCAACTCCTGCGACGTGATGGTGGGGGTTCACGGGGCGGGGCTGACCAACATGATCTTCCTGCCGGCAAACGCGACGCTGATCCAGATAATCCCATGGGGCGGGCTGAGGTACGCCTGCAACCATGACTACGGGGATCCCACCGCGGCCATGGGCATCAGGTACTCGGAGTACGAGGTGAGGCAGGAAGAGAGCTCGCTGGTGAAGCAGTATCCGAGAGACCATCCGGTGTTCACGGACCCTCAGTCGATACACAGGCAAGGTTGGAACGCTCTGTGGTCCGTCTTCCTCGACAGGCAGAGCATAAAGCTGGACGTAAGAAGGTTTAGGGGCGTACTGCAGGAAACGATTCGGTCCCTCCCGCGTTAG
- the LOC135645886 gene encoding beta-1,2-xylosyltransferase XYXT1-like isoform X3 — translation MEWKDQEDIFLFATHTYACRMLYHPPSPPYRHRPRRGTGGGGEDKKTMACLVHRPRKLMQLSLLGFLLLPFLFLVVLKPRLDPSSLLSLQVSVRSSIRIEVVEEKTSSSDDHDDKMMDMPNALESQPEEKKSVSSEMVQPLPPPPPPPPPPLQQNHNETEIESAAVIRIPNATKVEEEATRYSAAAVPSSKIWCDFSQRRSDTCTLHGDVRVLGSSVLLVKTSADASSEETTWRIKPYARKWETPVMELIRELPIRVASEASETPNCTARHAVPAVVFSTGGFSGKNFFHDFSDVLIPLFITSRRYHGEVQFLVTNFNPRWINRYEAILKRLSNYEVVDMDRDDRVRCFRNAHVGLMSHSELVIDPAKAPNNYSMADFRELLRSCFSLRRKSVRVGGSSKPRLLLMLRKGSRSLTNKREVVSVARRLGYRVVVAGPEQTKNLSRFAAVVNSCDVMVGVHGAGLTNMIFLPANATLIQIIPWGGLRYACNHDYGDPTAAMGIRYSEYEVRQEESSLVKQYPRDHPVFTDPQSIHRQGWNALWSVFLDRQSIKLDVRRFRGVLQETIRSLPR, via the exons ATGGAATGGAAAGACCAAGAAGACATATTCTTGTTCGCCACCCACACATACGCATGCCGAATGCTATACCATCCTCCCTCTCCACCATATCGCCATCGCCCTCGGAGAGGTACTGGTGGCGGAGGAGAAGATAAGAAGACCATGGCTTGCTTGGTTCATCGACCTCGGAAGCTTATGCAACTTTCCCTGCTGGGGTTCCTGCTGCTTCCCTTCTTGTTTCTGGTCGTGCTGAAGCCGCGGTTGGATCCTTCCTCCCTCC TGAGTTTGCAGGTCTCCGTGAGATCGAGTATACGAATCGAAGTGGTCGAAGAGAAGACAAGCAGTTCAGATGACCATG ATGATAAAATGATGGACATGCCAAATGCTTTAGAATCACAACCGGAAGAGAAGAAATCAGTATCAT CAGAAATGGTGcaacctcttcctcctcctcctcctcctcctccgccgcccctTCAGCAAAATCACAATGAGACAGAAATAG AGAGTGCTGCAGTGATACGAATACCAAATGCCACCAAAGTTGAGGAAGAAGCCACACGTTACTCTGCAGCAG CAGTTCCCAGCAGCAAGATTTGGTGCGACTTCTCTCAGCGCCGATCGGACACCTGCACCCTGCATGGTGACGTGAGGGTGCTCGGCTCCTCCGTTCTCTTGGTGAAGACGTCCGCCGATGCCTCGTCGGAGGAGACGACATGGCGGATCAAGCCATACGCCCGGAAGTGGGAAACGCCCGTCATGGAACTCATCAGGGAGCTGCCCATCAGGGTTGCTTCGGAAGCCTCGGAGACCCCGAACTGCACCGCTCGTCACGCCGTCCCTGCCGTCGTCTTCTCCACAGGTGGATTCTCGGGGAAGAACTTCTTCCACGACTTCAGCGACGTCCTCATCCCTCTCTTCATCACGTCTCGCCGATACCACGGCGAGGTCCAGTTCCTGGTGACCAACTTCAATCCTCGTTGGATCAACCGGTACGAGGCCATACTGAAGCGGCTGTCGAACTACGAGGTCGTCGATATGGACCGAGACGACCGGGTGCGTTGCTTTCGGAACGCTCACGTTGGGCTGATGAGTCACAGCGAGCTCGTCATCGACCCTGCCAAAGCCCCAAACAACTACTCCATGGCCGACTTCAGAGAGCTCCTGAGGTCCTGCTTCTCTTTGAGGAGGAAGTCGGTGAGGGTGGGCGGCAGCAGCAAGCCGAGGCTTCTGCTCATGCTTCGCAAGGGGTCGCGGTCGTTGACCAACAAAAGGGAGGTCGTGTCGGTGGCTCGAAGGTTGGGTTACAGAGTCGTGGTCGCCGGGCCGGAGCAGACGAAGAACTTGTCGCGGTTCGCGGCGGTGGTCAACTCCTGCGACGTGATGGTGGGGGTTCACGGGGCGGGGCTGACCAACATGATCTTCCTGCCGGCAAACGCGACGCTGATCCAGATAATCCCATGGGGCGGGCTGAGGTACGCCTGCAACCATGACTACGGGGATCCCACCGCGGCCATGGGCATCAGGTACTCGGAGTACGAGGTGAGGCAGGAAGAGAGCTCGCTGGTGAAGCAGTATCCGAGAGACCATCCGGTGTTCACGGACCCTCAGTCGATACACAGGCAAGGTTGGAACGCTCTGTGGTCCGTCTTCCTCGACAGGCAGAGCATAAAGCTGGACGTAAGAAGGTTTAGGGGCGTACTGCAGGAAACGATTCGGTCCCTCCCGCGTTAG
- the LOC103993907 gene encoding oxygen-evolving enhancer protein 1, chloroplastic, producing the protein MAASLQAAATLMQPSKVGVASRSIGGQQLRSGSHLSRAFGFEPTAARLTCSLQSDLRDLAHKCSDAAKLAGFALATSALVVAGASAEGVPKRLTYDEIQSKTYMEVKGTGTANQCPTIDGGVDSFAFKPGKYNAKKFCLEPTSFTVKAEGVSKNAPAEFQRTKLMTRLTYTLDEIEGPFEVSPDGAIKFEEKDGIDYAAVTVQLPGGERVPFLFTIKQLVASGKPESFSGKFLVPSYRGSSFLDPKGRGGSTGYDNAVALPAGGRGDEEELSKENIKNTSSSTGSITLSVTKSKPETGEVIGVFESLQPSDTDLGAKTPKDVKIQGIWYAQLEQ; encoded by the exons ATGGCAGCATCTCTTCAAGCGGCCGCCACTCTCATGCAGCCATCCAAGGTTGGCGTCGCCAGCCGAAGCATCGGAGGGCAGCAGTTGAGGTCCGGTTCTCACCTCTCCAGGGCGTTCGGGTTCGAGCCGACGGCCGCTAGGCTCACCTGCTCTCTCCAGTCGGACCTCCGTGATTTGGCCCACAAGTGCTCCGATGCTGCCAAGCTCGCCGGTTTCGCGTTGGCCACCTCCGCCCTCGTCGTTGCG GGAGCGAGCGCAGAGGGCGTGCCCAAGAGGCTGACGTACGACGAGATCCAGAGCAAGACGTACATGGAGGTGAAGGGCACGGGCACGGCCAACCAGTGCCCAACCATCGACGGCGGCGTCGACTCCTTCGCCTTCAAGCCCGGAAAGTACAACGCCAAGAAGTTCTGCCTGGAGCCCACCTCCTTCACCGTCAAAGCCGAGGGGGTGAGCAAGAACGCCCCGGCCGAGTTCCAGAGGACGAAGCTGATGACCCGCCTCACCTACACCCTCGACGAGATCGAGGGCCCCTTCGAGGTCTCCCCCGATGGCGCCATCAAGTTCGAGGAGAAGGACGGCATCGACTACGCCGCGGTCACCGTCCAGCTCCCCGGGGGCGAGCGCGTGCCCTTCCTCTTCACCATCAAGCAGCTGGTGGCCTCGGGCAAGCCCGAGAGCTTCAGCGGCAAGTTCCTGGTGCCCAGCTACCGCGGCTCCTCCTTCCTCGACCCCAAGGGCCGGGGAGGCTCCACCGGCTACGACAACGCCGTGGCTCTGCCGGCCGGAGGCAGGGGAGACGAGGAGGAGCTGAGCAAGGAGAACATCAAGAACACCTCGTCGTCCACCGGGTCTATCACGCTGAGCGTGACCAAGAGCAAGCCCGAGACCGGAGAGGTGATCGGCGTGTTCGAGAGCCTGCAGCCATCGGACACCGACCTGGGCGCCAAGACTCCCAAGGATGTGAAGATCCAAGGCATCTGGTATGCTCAACTGGAACAGTAG